From one Lolium rigidum isolate FL_2022 chromosome 4, APGP_CSIRO_Lrig_0.1, whole genome shotgun sequence genomic stretch:
- the LOC124707938 gene encoding uncharacterized protein LOC124707938 codes for MARSLEPPRYYAAARTSYPSASTSAVGSCAVACLFLLLAAAGAATALFLLFWPRAPDISVAAVQLPSFSFGNGTATFTFQQLASVRNPNRAPLAHYDSSLHVGYAGREVGHMYIPAGKIDGGRTQFMATSFNVPAFPYSSSPNTITVPASGPSPALAALGRQQAPPVIEVDSLLVIKGRVTVLRVLTHHVEASKLCRIGVSPADGRVLGFRC; via the coding sequence ATGGCCAGATCGCTGGAGCCGCCGCGGTACTACGCGGCCGCGCGCACTAGCTACCCCTCGGCCTCCACCTCCGCGGTGGGCTCCTGCGCCGTGGCctgtctcttcctcctcctcgccgccgctggcGCGGCGACGGCCCTGTTCCTGCTCTTCTGGCCACGCGCGCCGGACATTTCCGTGGCGGCCGTGCAGCTCCCATCCTTCTCCTTCGGCAACGGCACCGCCACCTTCACCTTCCAGCAGCTCGCCTCCGTCCGCAACCCCAACCGCGCGCCGCTCGCGCACTACGACAGCTCCCTCCACGTCGGCTAcgccggccgcgaggtcggccacaTGTACATTCCCGCCGGAAAGATCGACGGCGGACGCACGCAGTTCATGGCCACCAGCTTCAACGTCCCTGCCTTCCCCTACTCCTCCTCGCCGAACACCATCACCGTCCCCGCCTCCGGCCCCTCCCCTGCTCTAGCGGCGCTGGGGCGGCAGCAGGCGCCGCCGGTGATCGAGGTGGACTCCCTGCTGGTCATCAAAGGAAGGGTCACCGTGCTTCGGGTGCTCACCCACCACGTTGAGGCCTCCAAGCTGTGCCGCATCGGCGTATCGCCGGCCGACGGCCGCGTGCTCGGCTTCCGGTGCTGA